ttgacaaatactttaaCTAATTTCCACAATATTATAACagctccagcctgagtagtatttaaaaaatatccaaatgaattatggaaaatatgttgaaatattcggccccatttaaatcattgaaaagtccccaacatttgaattttcaggaacgtaaaaaattttaaaaaatctgaactatcatcttacaccatcaaaagttacctggaacaagaagtaaacaaataaaaccgaaattgtgtaaaaaaaagtgttggaacctaaatacgattaaaaaccactgaaaagtccacccattttcactcaacaacaagataaaacactttaaaacatacgaactattttttcaagcaatgaaaagttagttacaagctgaaatagagagacaataacataaaaagtgttgtaatcacaacttttaacaggaccataaaccatttttaaagtccacttatttctctcaacaggaacgaaaaaaacattttgaaaatcataagcaatttttagaaacacaaaagacgtaattagagcgtgaaataaaaaaacaagtttgtcaaaatactgccaaaaaaactcCCCACATTTtcgtaaagcaacacaaaattgaacacaactcaacacaagcaacgaaaacacttctaaagcaaataattatttttataaaccataaaaacatactatacgagcagaataaagaagttaagaaaaataccaaaaaaattttGAAACCCACAGGATGAATCAGGTTGGCagaggtagccaggcatcatggcggcccttgacagtggagagaacggccgctattttgcctgttattcttccatcgtaactaaatgaggcaatggcggatatatttagctagcggatatgaaaaCCTAGTCATGGGGCTCCACTTAGCgacgtgttaggcttacaataagtgagaaatgaagcagatattggcggacaaatggggaaggctgcctccacctcagctgataacattagttaagtgtattttttttacgtctttattattcctgtcatggttaattagtaagagttttgtggtggaggcttggagcgcttgtggcaccgtggaatgctgagtcacatcaatatattcctaacgaggtgcaaaaacatgaaatacgaggcttaacaataaataaacagtaaggttaaccactgacctgacagccctgtgttgttgttgtgggtgacatGTAACAACACTATCACAGTTACCGATTATTACATCAGACTGTGCAAATTACctggctggacaagtggtgggcgggtttcttaccaatattagcCTTGGTGGCCCTGTAGTCTCGTTCTGTGTCGTCCCTCCCAGCCTGCTCCGCACAGTACGGTCCCAAACACTTTTAGCTTTCAATAACaagcaccaacttcttttatattatactaaactaatagaaaattaaatataaagaattataagtgtgtaaaaataaatctcaggccattatcactgtaattgtcaaagtatctagatgttactgattgaagcgccaAATTCAAACTAGTCCTGGCGGGGCTTAcactgcaatgtctcgtcccttgtgtggcgtaatgtgaaatcattgaaaagcttgtgtgaattgaaggcttggcttaatactgtgttatatcttagcttatcattattaagtatttaccattttacgttaaaaaaacaacaatacttcacagagataTCGAAGTATAACAGAGGCTCTCATACTGTAGCTAATAatcaacagagaattaccagcctttctctgtgtaTCAAGGAGAGCTTACCTGCATGTActgaatatatgtttttaattagtcttttgtgattaatctttttaatatatctgcGCCAATGTAAACTAGTATGTGCTTAGAAGGCTTACCAatgtgtgggttgtggtgggTTTGGTGCTACTCAAAGGGAACACGTGCTGGAGAAGTCTGGGAAGCACTGATGTACAAATAACTGAGCGTATTTCAATTCACATAAGTcttccataaaaataaaaagctgacctccgttttctctcacgaaCGTAAACaggctatattttttttctttattttttttctttttttttctcgtcgtttctctctctctctctctctctctctctctctctctctctctctctctgactttctaggtattttgcctgtctgtcctcgtgtgtgtgtgtgtgtgtgtgtgtgtgtgtgtgtgtatctttcatttattcgttcattctttatttcatctttcattgtattatttaccttctctctctctctctctctctctctctctctctctctctctaatcatagTAATAAACActatctttctttctaattAAATGTATTCTTTCCTTACTAATTATCAAAAATACCTTTCCtatattactttttctttataattaaacgtattctctccttttaattacaatgaaaaaatcttcaaaattaaatcttttttctttattttctgctaaaaaaaaagtttcaatttttacatcacctctctcaatttttttttctcgtcgtttctctctatctctctctctctctgactttctaggtattttgcctgtctgtcctcgtgtgtgtgtgtgtgtgtgtgtgtgtgtatctttcatttattcgttcattctttatttcatctttcactgtattatttaccttctctctctctctctctctctaatcatagTAATAAACAATATCTTTCTTTCTAATTAAATGTATTCTTTCCTTACTAATTATCTAAAATACCTTTCCtatattactttttctttataattaaacgtattctctccttttaattacaataaaaaaaacttcaaaattaaatcttttttctttattttctgctaAAAAAAGTTTCAATTTTTACATCACCTCTCTCCAGAAATGCTTTCCTCTTATGAAAACAACATCAACGTGTttctttaagtctctctctctctctgtcgtggtAATAaacagtctttttttctttctaagtgTTTTATTACATAACAATTGTCACTCAGGAAATCACAGTAGCAAATCTTGTCCTATCTATTTCAATgcttttgatattttcttaatttctcctcattttttaaGTCCAATATGCAATAGTAACGAAAATAagactaaattctctctctctctctctctctctctctcttaaccaaaaataacattaaattaaccatccttttctctctcctagtTGACACAGATCTAACTCAAATATCTCTTAATTCTCTGctaatatatatttcttcacCCTAAGCACCGTTTACTGACAAGACAAACACCATTTTAGAGATAACTATAGAAAATAGGAGCACCTTTTTCAATTTGTTCTTCTGTTCACGAGACAACACGATTCACGAACAACGAAGGCAAAGAAACAGCTTCACAATAGTGGTGGGTGACTGGAGCAGACTCAGTAATggggctgttagtgctgagtcaatagggaggtttGAAGGACAGCATCAATGGTACgggtggggatgacaggtggaaacagacaggtgtgttttgtacagggactgccacgtgtaggcctgatggcttcctacactaacccttgtgttcttagtagtagtagtagtagtagtagtagtagtagtagtagtagtagggatgacaggtggaaactgacaggtgtgttttgtacagggactgctaaTGTGTTCTATGGTTCTTCtatatatcacatacaagtgcaatgctttcttgcctaaacctacacaacactccaataagtttgttggtaaggtctgggccttgtaacaggtgactgtttaatgactggttcctgtagtttgcactacagtcaaagacaactctcaacttctttggctttctcggatgatagactccatgatgtttaatgtaccagaccttaccatcattcctaactaaatcctttgtcggtacaacctctgcataaccctTTGTAATCATGTCATCCATGAAcgctttgtaatcacctttgtgttgattatccttctcaagtttagcagGGTACCCTTGTGAGAGGCCGCGCCGTGACAGGAGGCGAGGGCAGTGAGGCAGGGCACCATCATAGAGGAACctaagagagggggagggtagaGAGACAGGGGGTAAGCAGGGGGCAGGCAGGGGGTGAACTGAAGTGTAAGGGGACACACAGGGTGTAATGAGttgacagaaacacagacagacaaacaggtaagaTACACAGGGTTTACGGAGGTGTAGGGGAAAAACAGGGTAGTTTAATAAGAAGCAGGGGTAAGACAGGGTTTATTTATGGTGTAAGGGTGGATAGCAGGGGTGTACTGAGGTgtaggagatgagagagagagagagagagagagagagagagagagagagagagagagagagagagagagagagagagagagagagagagagagagagagagagagagagagagagagagagagagagagagagagagagagagagagagagagagagagtacgagcTATCTCATTCGACATACATGTAGATTGGTGTATACAAGCCTTACCTAATATGTGTAGAGATTTCTGAGCATATACCAGTATCTCttatgggtttgtgtgtgtgtaccagcctTACCAACTGTCTGTATGTATTTCTAAGTGTATACCAGTGTTTGCGTACAAGTTTACATGTGTACACCAGCCTTAGTAagtatttcagtgtgtttttaagtgtataccagcatgaattttgtgttttttaagcgtttctgagtgtttatttaaattatctgTTATCCCAGCCCCTCCAGACCCACCTATGGCATACAGCGTCAGTCCAGAGTACAGCCCCAGGTTGGTCTTGCTAGCCCCgatgaggatgaaagcaggaatcatcatcattaggccctgtggatggtgagggtggtagaggaggtagtggtgggtttaataatattgttactgataaatcctgttgttttatattgtaattctTTAACTatacagtaaaaatatagatttgaaaatatactttgtaaacctcagtaacttccactacagcctttaACCAGTGAATTAATaagttaaattaattaatttaactacatgaattaataagtgaaagaaagcaagagagtgTAAAGGaacagatgataatgaataaaaaaaagttatttaaatGAGCTTGTCaagatgttttgatggtttatggtaaggaaaatgatagaatgggtttgtaatgatgacagaaaggaaggaataagagggaaaactaaagaaaagaggaagacaagaaaaaaaaaaaatgatgcttGCTTTACCCACAATGCACCTCTCTTTAACCACATTCAGAGAGACagggaaatacaaacaaataacaaaacaagcaaacaaataaaaaattaaaggaaaaaaagaagataagcaaaaattatatgaaacaaacaaaaaatgtacataataaaaaaaataaatgacacacacacacacacacacacacctcaggcagtgattcctggaagaagacagcaaagaatattatgttagccACAGCAAGAGTGAGTGTGTAGACAGCTGAGGCCGCGAACCACCCAGTACTTCACCAGTGGGAGAACACGGCCCCCACAGTTGGCCTGATGGTGAAGCCTACGCTGAATGCCACGCCGATCAGTGCCTGTGGGTTGAGGGGAGGTTAGGGGAGGTTaagctggttaggttaggttagggcacaccgacaacacaccacaatataaataagaaataaaataatgcataagaaaataaaaagctaaaaaaagtaaacaaacaaaatatttaacaccaccacaacacatttaaacaccctcaaaataccccaaaatacaccaaaacatcccaaaacacaaaaaaacacaccaaaaccctcaaaatacctcaaaacacaccaaagcatcccaaaacactccaaaaacacaccaaaacacccttaaaataccccaaaacacccaaaaacaccccaaaacacaaaaaacattccaaacccctccaaaaaacacaccaaaccaccctcaaaataccccaaaacactccaaaaacacatcaaaacatcctcaaaataccccaaaacactacaaaaacatcccaaaacactccaaaagcttgccaaaacacccttaaaataccccaaaacacacaaaaaacatcccaaaacactccaaaaacacaccaaaacaccctcaaaataccccaaaaaaccctccaaaaacacaccaaaacaccctaaaaatacaccaaaaccccaaaaacactacaaaaacatcccaaaacactccaaaaacacaccaaaacacccttaaaataccccaaaacacacaaaaaacatcccaaaacactccaaaaacacaccaaaacatcctcaaaataccccaaaacactacagaaacaccctcaaaataccccaaaacaccacaaaacactccaaaaacatcccaaaactctccaaaaaaacaccaaaataccccaaaacactacaaaaacatcccaaaacactccaaaaacacaccaaaacacctcaaaataccccaaaacaccccaaaatactccaaaaacacaccaaaacaacctcaaaacacaacaaaacactacagaaacatcccaaaacactccaaaaacacaccaaaacaccctcaaaatacccccaaaacaccacaaaacactccaaaaacatcccaaaacactccaaaaacacaccaaaatacctcaaaacaccccaaaacacatcaaaacattccaaaaacatcccataacactttaaaacacaccAGTCCAAAAAACacctccacaacaccacaaaacaccacaaaacactacaaaaacatcccaaaactctccaaaaacacaccaaaacatcccaaaacagcccaagacacaccaaaaacacccaaaacaccccaaaaacacctgaaaacaCGCTCAGAAcaatgaaagggaataaaacacaaaataacaataataaaaaaaacaaaaacagaaaacaagctGTAATATTGAACAGCaggaacacagacacacacaaaccctacaaacaaacaaacaaacaaacaaacaaacaaacaaaaataaataaatagataataggataaaaaaatagaaaaaaataataataaaaacaaactaaaaatatataaaccaatacaaaacacaacaaacccacATACCACCAAACAAGACAGAATGGAACCTCGCAGGGACGCCGATGATATGCTGGTAATAAGTAACACAGGAGAGCAGAGAGGAATACAAGCCACTGGAGTCGTGCTTGGAGTAATAGTCGAGGAGAGCAGGAGACAGAGGCAGCACCACCGTGAAGCCGAGcaggtccaggatcagactgccgaATACCACCTTGCTTGTCCGCGTGTTCTTCTGTGggtgttatgttaggttaggttacgttaggttaggtttaggttaggttaagtgaggtcttttttatcttttattttttctcagtatttttttcttattgtattttgttgcctttgaccagtgtccctcctatatatatatataaaaaataaaactaactaaataaataaataaataaagtaaaacaagaaattgTTTACGACTTTAAATCATTTTCCCGACACAGTTGTGCAACGGGGCAGTGTTGCATGAGCGCtgagtgacaaatattgcatcGTGTTGACAACCAAACACTTTACATctcagcttagcaacacacaccaacacaacaccctgctcaccttctctttgatgtccgcagcctgtactgcccctctgtccctgccttccacctcaccaccactgccaccgccaccgccatcgctgccGCCAACTTGCTTGCAGGATCGGAGGGTTGCCATTGTTctgaaagttacattaggtttggttaagtgggaagtgatgagggaagatgatgtaggttaggttaggtttggttaggctaggttaggtaaggtttggctatgCTTCgtttaccttaggttaggttaggctaggttaggttaggctaggctaggttatattaggtttggctaggcttCTTTttaaggcttggctaggttaggcttgcttaggtaaggtgtggctaggttagaattgcttaggttacgttaggtaaagtttggttaggctagcttgggattaagacacgagatagccagtcttggggaggaggaggcaccagacagaagttagggtaggcttctttggaaggcttagtttggttaggggcagctgaggagtgtgaagctccaccacattaggttaaatttgaggtaatatttcagtcattttctccctctctaccaaaattttcccactgtaaaaactttcttaatattttttttctgaaggctaCAAAACAGATCACTCGTTTTCCCATCCCAGACCCGTAAACAccacccctttctcccttcaaacacacacacacactttccctcctttcatatatcacaacacacgctataacacccctgacacgcttctaTTATCACAGCtcctccccaaaacaccccagaatcttttattttacctcaagcacaccacttctaccctcaaagacccaATGCCTATCTGCAACATgcctataacataaccaaaacacctcaaaagcaactccaatcacactaaaacaccttaaacataCCCAGAACATtcctaaacgcacaaaaaacatcctaaacacatcgaaagtgtaccaaaatatccccaaacacacttaaaatactccaaaactcacccaaattgacttaaaacgcatccaaaacacaccgtacctacccaaaacacactcaaactcatcccaaaacacacttaaaacatcccaaaacactgaaaatggcccaaaacacacttaaaacaccccaaaacacacccagactgacctaaaatacccacaaacgcacccaaaactcacccgtatccacacaaaacacacccgaACTTatccataacatcccaaaatacacttgaaacatcccaaaacattgaaaacagtccaaagcacacttaaagcactcctaaacaagcctaagacaccccaaaacacaccagtaACGCTAAATATTGAATCAAATatcaccaaatccctaaaacacacactccaacactacctaaacacctccagacacactccaacaccccctaaacacaccaaatacactgaaagcactgtcacggaagacaaatactacaaagacagacagggcagcagggaaaattaacctaaatattgttttcttagcatttttctgttttaccacctcctctattccttctcccttcctctttctcctctatttctctgattttcttactcattctactcttatctacacgtctgagtttagaaacacttggaaacaccaggaaaacactgcaaaatacgataaatattaccgaggagacagcggagccgatcaaggtcccgggtccatgatggcggccgtgacgtcacggctaatttacgtaccgtaacggatttcattttgaaattgacccctcgaaaaaatggagctaggctcgaatgccttatatattctgacttgacaaatactttaaCTAATTTCCACAATATTATAACagctccagcctgagtagtatttaaaaaatatccaaatgaattatggaaaatatgttgaaatattcggccccatttaaatcattgaaaagtccccaacatttgaattttcaggaacgtaaaaaattttaaaaaatctgaactatcatcttacaccatcaaaagttacctggaacaagaagtaaacaaataaaaccgaaattgtgtaaaaaaaagtgttggaacctaaatacgattaaaaaccactgaaaagtccacccattttcactcaacaacaagataaaacactttaaaacatacgaactattttttcaagcaatgaaaagttagttacaagctgaaatagagagacaataacataaaaagtgttgtaatcacaacttttaacaggaccataaaccatttttaaagtccacttatttctctcaacaggaacgaaaaaacattttgaaaatcataagcaatttttagaaacacaaaagacgtaattagagcgtgaaataaaaaaacaagtttgtcaaaatactgccaaaaaaactcCCCACATTTtcgtaaagcaacacaaaattgaacacaactcaacacaagcaacgaaaacacttctaaagcaaataattatttttataaaccataaaaacatacTATACGAGCAGAattaagaagttaagaaaaataccaaaaaaattttGAAACCCACAGGATGAATCAGGTTGGCagaggtagccaggcatcatggcggcccttgacagtggagagaacggccgctattttgcctgttattcttccatcgtaactaaatgaggcaatggcggatatatttagctagcggatatgaaaaCCTAGTCATGGGGCTCCACTTAGCgacgtgttaggcttacaataagtgagaaatgaagcagatattggcggacaaatggggaaggctgcctccacctcagctgataacattagttgtgtattttttttacgtctttattattcctgtcatggttaattagtaagagttttgtggtggaggcttggagcgcttgtggcaccgtggaatgctgagtcacatcaatatattcctaacgaggtgcaaaaacatgaaatacgaggcttaacaataaataaacagtaaggttaaccactgacctgacagccctgtgttgttgttgtgggtgacatGTAACAACACTATCACAGTTACCGATTATTACATCAGACTGTGCACATTACCTGGCTGGAAGAGTGGTGGGCgggtttcttaccaatattagcCTTGGTGGCCCTGTAGTCTGGTTCTGTGTCGTCCCTCCCAGCCTGCTCCGCACAGTACGCACCCAAACACTTTTAGCTTTCAATAACaagcaccaacttcttttatattatactaaactaatagaaaattaaatataaagaattataagtgtgtaaaaataaatctcaggccattatcactgtaattgtcaaagtatctagatgttactgattgaagcgccaAATTCAAACTAGTCCTGGCGGGACTTAcactgcaatgtctcgtcccttgtgtggcgtaatgtgaaatcattgaaaagcttgtgtgaattgaaggcttggcttaatactgtgttatatcttagcttatcattattaagtatttaccattttaccttaaaaaaacaacaatacttcacagagataTCGAAGTATAACAGAGGCTCTCATACTGTAGCTAATAatcaacagagaattaccagcctttctctgtgtaTCAAGGAGAGCTTACCTGCATGTActgaatatatgtttttaattagtcttttgtgattaatctttttaatatatctgcGCCAATGTAAACTAGTATGTGCTTA
The window above is part of the Scylla paramamosain isolate STU-SP2022 chromosome 34, ASM3559412v1, whole genome shotgun sequence genome. Proteins encoded here:
- the LOC135090162 gene encoding uncharacterized protein LOC135090162 isoform X2, which translates into the protein MAVQAADIKEKKNTRTSKVVFGSLILDLLGFTVVLPLSPALLDYYSKHDSIDLYSSLLSCVTYYQHIIGVPARTMATLRSCKQVGGSDGGGGGSGGEVEGRDRGAVQAADIKEKKNTRTSKVVFGSLILDLLGFTVVLPLSPALLDYYSKHDSSGLYSSLLSCVTYYQHIIGVPARFHSVLFGGTDRRGIQRRLHHQANCGGRVLPLVKYWVVRGLSCLHTHSCCG
- the LOC135090162 gene encoding uncharacterized protein LOC135090162 isoform X3 yields the protein MATLRSCKQVGGSDGGGGGSGGEVEGRDRGAVQAADIKEKKNTRTSKVVFGSLILDLLGFTVVLPLSPALLDYYSKHDSIDLYSSLLSCVTYYQHIIGVPARTMATLRSCKQVGGSDGGGGGSGGEVEGRDRGAVQAADIKEKKNTRTSKVVFGSLILDLLGFTVVLPLSPALLDYYSKHDSSGLYSSLLSCVTYYQHIIGVPARH
- the LOC135090162 gene encoding uncharacterized protein LOC135090162 isoform X1 codes for the protein MATLRSCKQVGGSDGGGGGSGGEVEGRDRGAVQAADIKEKKNTRTSKVVFGSLILDLLGFTVVLPLSPALLDYYSKHDSIDLYSSLLSCVTYYQHIIGVPARTMATLRSCKQVGGSDGGGGGSGGEVEGRDRGAVQAADIKEKKNTRTSKVVFGSLILDLLGFTVVLPLSPALLDYYSKHDSSGLYSSLLSCVTYYQHIIGVPARFHSVLFGGTDRRGIQRRLHHQANCGGRVLPLVKYWVVRGLSCLHTHSCCG